Genomic window (Prochlorococcus marinus str. GP2):
TTCGTGATTCATGTCTTTCAGTGCCAATAACATGTAATCCGCCAGCTTTTCTTACTTTTTCTTCTTCATGAATCAAAACTTTTTCATATTCTTTTTTTACATCTGATAATAATTCTCTCAAAAGCTTGATCATATTATCATCAGTGGGCGCTTTTTCTGCAGCTGTAGCTATCCGGTCATCTAGCTCCAAGATAGAAAGTTGTCTATCACCCCAATTTTTAACAAGTTCATTGGATAAAATAGAGAGTTTCTTCGTAATTACTTCATCCAACTTGCAAGGGAAAAGGCTTGTTGAAGAGTTTTGATTATTCTTTTTCAAATTTGAGTCTACTTTTGAAGAAAAACCGCCCTTTACTTTTGAATTTCTTTGTTTAGGGATTGGTGGCTTATGCTCATTATTAGGCTTTACAAGTAAGGGAACTAAAGTCTCTCTTAATTTCAGTCTTGCCATATAGTCACTATTACCACCAAGGATGATATCGGTTCCCCTTCCAGCCATATTTGTTGCAATCGTCACAGCACCTGCTCTTCCTGCCTGAGCGACAATTTCCGCCTCACGTTCAACGTTTTCTGGCTTGGCATTTAATAAATTATGAGGGATTTTTTCTTCAGATAAAAGTGAACTTAACAATTCACTTTTTTCAACGCTTGTCGTACCAACTAAAACAGGTCTACCATCTCTATGAATTTGCGCTGTTTCGTTAGCAACAGCTTTCCATTTACCAATCTCTGTCTTGAATACTTGATCAGACAAATCTTTTCTCTTCCTGATTTGATTTGTTGGTATAACTGTTGATTCTAATTTATAAGTTTTCTCAAATTCGACCTCCTCAGTTTTTGCAGTCCCGGTCATTCCTGCTAGACCAGGATATAACAAGAAAAAATTTTGATAAGTGATTGATGCTAATGTTTGCGTCTCAGGCTGAATTTTAAGGTTCTCTTTTGCTTCTATTGCCTGATGCTGTCCATCACTCCAACGCCTTCCCGGCATTACTCTTCCAGTAAATTCATCTACTATGACAGCTTCATCATTTTTAATAATATAATTTACATCTTTAATAAATAATTCTTTAGCTTTTAAAGCATTAGTAATGTAGTGTGCCCAAGGATCTTTAGGATTATATAAATCACTAACTCCCAAATACTCTTCACATTTAGCGAAACCCTGATCAGTTAATATACAACTTCTCTGCTTTTCATCAACTTCATAATCCCCTTCAGGATCAATACCATCTTTACTTAAATCTTTTGCTTTGACCAGTGATAAAGATAACTCTGCAGCTTTTTGATATTTTTCTTGTGGTCTTTCAACTTGACCTGAAATGATTAAAGGAGTTCTTGCCTCATCAATTAATATCGAATCAACCTCGTCAATCACACAGTAATTAAATTTTCTTTGCACTACCTCATTTATATCAGTGGACATATTGTCTCTTAAATAATCAAATCCTAATTCGGAATTTGTTGCATAAGTTATATCACAGTTATAATTTTTCTTTCTCTCAACTGGGTTCATATCTTGTTGAATCAACCCAACGGATAAACCCAAAAAACGATGAACTTGTCCCATCCACTCGGCATCTCTTCTAGCTAAATAATCATTTACGGTAACTACATGCACTCCTTTTCCAGTTAAAGCATTCAAATAGCAAGGTAATGTTGCTACAAGAGTTTTTCCTTCTCCAGTCTTCATTTCAGCAATTTGACATTCATGTAAAACCATCCCACCTATTAACTGAACATCAAAATGTCTCATATCAAGAACACGTTTACTTGCTTCTCTAACAATTGCAAATGCTTTTGGCAGAGACGCTTCTAAGATTTCTTTTTGTTTTTTAATATCTAATTCTGATGAAATCTTTGATTTAAGATCTTTAGTTTTTATTCTCAAATCATCATCAGTTAATGCAGAAATTTCTTCTTCTAAAAAATTTATCTCTTCCACTATTGGTTGATAGCGCTTTAACTTTCGTGTATTCGGGTCACCCAACAAAAGTTTTAGCATAAGTAATAGTCCTTAAAAAATTTATCTTATTACAAACATTATAAATTAGCGCGTTACAACAGAATGGATAAAAATCATATCTCTTTATTTTCAAGAAATGATCGACTAAGGTAATTAAATTAAAATCAAAAAAAATTAGAATCTTCGTCACTTTTCAAAAACTTTTTAAAAAATGAAAGCAATATCTCTAATCAAACATTCCAAAGGAGCTCTAGGGTTAAGGTTTTTTGGATTAGGTCCTAACTTTAGACCGACTAATGGATTAAATAAACTACAAAAATTATTAGATAAAAATGCTTTCTGGACAAAAAATAGAACAATTCATGATCTGAAAAAATGCCTTGCTAACAGTGACGTTATTGTTAGCGTTTGGGTTGGCAGGGAAATAGTTGGTTTTGGTAGAGCTTTAACAGATGGAGTTTATCGGGGGGTGCTTTGGGATATTGTGATAGATCAAAATCACCAAGGTAATGGATATGGATCATTAATTGTAAAAAATCTTTTATCTTCGAAAAAAATTAAAAATACAAAGAAACTATATTTAATGACTACTAATAAAAAATTGTTCTATTCTCAATTTGACTTTAAAGAAGTCATTTCTCAAGATTTGTTAATTCGTGAAATATAAAGATATATACTATTAAAAAAATTTTTTCAAAATCAAGAGACAAATTTACCATAGAGCCATCTTATAAAAGGACCTAAAATAGGCACTGGTCCAAAAGTTGGACCGCAAAAATCAAAGTAATCTCTATGCTCTTTTATTAATCCATTTTCTCCAAATAATAAACGAGTAGTTCCAGGATAAATAAATTCTTTCCCCATAATTTTTAAACCCATTGTCCATTCAACAAATCCACAATCTCCAGTTATGGAAATGGCATGAGTTTCTAAAAAAACATCATCACATCTTTTAACAAGCTTTTCTTGAGCTTTAATATAAGAATCTAAGCCCTCTGTTTCTTGAGTTGGGTCTGTAAAAATAACATTCTCATTATAAAATTCAGCCCATTTTTGTTTTGTTGGTGCATCCACACCATAAGGTTTAGTAAATAATCCCTTTAAATCCTCAATAGAAATTACTCTTTTCATTACGAAATTTTTATTAAGAATATCCTAAAAGATACAAACATTAAAAGCGGATGAAGAGATTCGAACTCTCGACATTCTCCTTGGCAAGGAGATGCTCTACCACTGAGCTACATCCGCATAACTTTTTTATTTTATCTCAAAGAAGGGATCAATGATAAAAATAATTAAATTTTTTCAATTAATTTAAATTTTTAATTAAGGATCCCATCTCAATTGCTTGTAAAGCATAATTCCAACCAAGATTATTTTTAATCCCTGCTCTTTCTAAAGCCTGCTGCATAGTATCAGTAGTTAAAACTCCAAAAATAATTGGAACGTTATTTTCATTTGAAACTTGCGAAATACCTTTGCTCGCCTCAGATATAACTACATCATAGTGGGAAGTTTCACCACGGATCACAGCCCCAAGAGCAATTACGACGTCATAACTCTTTTTTTTCATGAGGGTTTTAGCTGCGATTGGTAATTCGAAAGAACCAGGAACCCAAACTATATCTACTTGATTGCTTAATTCAGAAGTATCTAAACCATGTCTTTTTAAACAATCAAGACAACCAGATAGAATTTTATTTGTAATTAAATCATTAAATCTTGCTATTACAATCCCAACTTTTAAAGTAGAGGCATTAGTAAAAGAACCCTCAAAAATAGCCATTAAATTTTACTTAGATATATTAATAGACTCTCACGAAAAGGTATTAAGTTCAAACTAGTGAAGAAACTATCCCTGTAACAAAAACCAAAACAACCCAAACAGCAGCAATGGAATAAATTTTTCTCCTACTTTCTCGCTGTCCTTCCTCAGTAGAAGGTTGAGTCACATATAAAACGGGTACTCCAACTACCGCTATTAAAGAAGCAAATAATAGAGCATTTACAAAGAAAAAGTTAACAGCCTGCATAATTTAGTCTTAAGTTTCGAATATTATAAATACTATAATCTCATGAAAATGATAATTTTTAGAGAAAATTTACATACTTTAGCCACTTTGAATGCAAAAAAAAAATTTCTACCTAATATCTATTTAGGAATTAAAAAAGTATGCAAGAAGATACGATAATTCAAAAGAATTTATTTACGATTGGTAATGATAATAACGAGCAAAAAGAAATACCAAAAATTCCAGAAGATTTATCTTCGGAAGATTTAAAAAAAGAATCGCAAAAAAGACCCAGACAAAGAAAAAATTCAACTAAATTAATAAATAAATTTAAGACTGATTTAATTTCAAATAACAAAAATGTTTGCATCAATGAAGAATCTTATAGCTATAAAACAGTTTCAAAACTGAAATTAACTCCTGTAATGAAGCATTATGTAACTCTAAAAGAAGAAAATAAAGATAGGTTATTACTTTATAGATTAGGAGATTTTTTTGAATGTTTTTTTGAGGACGCTGTATTAATATCTAACCTTTTAGAAATAACGCTTACCAGTAAAGATGCTGGCAAAGAGATTGGTAAGATCCCTATGGCAGGGGTTCCCCATCATGCAATGGAGAGATACTGTGCTGATTTAATTAAAAAAAATTATTCGGTGGTTATATGCGATCAATTAGAAAAAAGTTCTGGAAATTATGGGACTCCAATTAAAAGAGGAATAACAAGAATAATTACTCCTGGAACTGTAATTGAAGAGGGGATGTTAATAGCAAAGAAAAATAATTGGATTACTGCTATTTACTTATCAGAAGAAAACTCAGATGAATCTTATGAATGGGGTATATCAAAAGCTGATGTAAGCACAGGAGAATTAATAACTTTAGAAGGCCAATCTCTGTCAAAACTATTTGATGAAATTATTAAATTAGATTCTTCAGAAATCATTGTAGGAAGCAATGCAGTAAGAAATTTATTAATTAAAGAAAATAGTCAAATTACATATACTGTTTCTCAAGAGACTAATTTTGGAATTAATGAAGCAAATTATCTAATAAAAAATTATTTCCAAATTGCAAACCTAGAGGGAATAGGACTTAAAAATTTAAACAATGCAACTAGATCACTTGGAGGTTTATTAAATTATTTAGAAAAAATTAATCCTTCAAATTTAGATAAAGATTCTTCTTTAAAAATATCATTAGACTTTCCACAAATCCAATATGGTCACAACAAATTAATTATTGATTATCAAACTCAAAAAAACTTAGAAATCAAAAATACACAACGAGAAAACAATTATGTAGGTTCTCTACTATGGAGTATTGATAGAACTTATACTTGCATGGGTGCAAGGTGTTTAAGAAGGTGGATAGATTCACCACTATTAAACGTTAATGAAATTTATAAAAGACAAAATATAATTACTAACTTTCTTGAATCTAAAAAATTACGTAAAGATACCCAAAATTCACTTAGAGCAATGGGGGATTTAGAAAGACTTGCAGGTAGAGCTTGTGCAGGTCATGCAAGTCCCAGAGACTTAATTGCAATAGCTGAAGGTTTAAAAAAATTGCCTAGACTAAAATCCATAATTGAATTATTCAAATATGATCTCCCAGATTGGACTGATCAATTAAAAAATATTGATGAAGGACTCTTAGAATTAGCTGATACTATAAGTTTTAAACTAGTGGAAAATCCTCCTCTAAATATTAGTGAAGGAGGCATGATCCACGATGGTGTTGACAATATATTAGATGGTTTACGCAATTTAATGGATGATTACTCTGAGTGGCTAAATAAAGAGGAATTAAAGGAAAGGAAAATTAGCAAAATTTCAAACCTAAAAATTCAATTTCATAAAAATTTTGGTTATTACATTTCTATAAATAAGTCAAAAGTTAATTTAGCTCCACAACATTGGATCAAAAGGCAAACACTTACTAATGAAGAAAGGTATATCACTTCAGAAATTAAAAATAAAGAAAATAAGATTTTCCAAATAAAAAGTAGAGCTTCATCAAAAGAATATGAAATTTTCTGCGAATTAAGAAATATAGTTGCTGCAAAAACACAACAAATAAGATCAATCGCAAAATCCATAGCATCTCTTGATGCACTGCTTGGTTTATCAATTACTTCAGTAGAAAACAATTTTATAAAACCTTCATTAATACCAATAAATGATTCAAGGACAAAAAATAGTACAAAAATTATCGCAGGAAGAAATCCAATTGTAGAGCAATTATTAAGTGATAAAAAGTTTGTAGCAAACGATATCTCTTTTGAGGATAATCAAAAATTAATTATATTAACCGGTCCCAATGCAAGCGGAAAAAGTTGCTTTATAAGACAACTTGGTTTAATACAAATTCTCACACAAATTGGTAGCTTTGTTCCTGCTAATAATGCTGAAATCGAGATTGCAGATAGGATTTTCACAAGAATTGGGGCTGTTGATGATCAATCATCTGGACAATCAACATTTATGGTAGAAATGTCTGAAACTGCATCAATTTTAAATCAGGCAACTTCTAACTCACTAGTTTTACTTGATGAGATAGGCAGAGGGACATCTACTTTTGATGGACTTTCAATAGCTTGGTCAGTAAGTGAATATCTTGCAAAAAAAATTCAATGTAATACTATTTTTGCTACGCACTATCATGAGCTGAATTATTTAAAAAATTCAAATAAGAATATACAAAATTTTCAAGTTTTAGTAGAACAAAATAACGATCAGCTAATTTTTAGCCACAAGATTGTTAAAGGGGGCTCAAACAAAAGCTATGGGATAGAAGCAGCTAAATTAGCAGGAGTTCCAAAAGAAGTTATAGAAAAAGCAAAATCAGTTTTAAATTCTTTAGAAAAAAATAACAAATTAAATTATGATATTAAGTAGATTTTTGACATTTTTATAAAATAAATACTTTTTAAATAGTTTCCCTCAATAAGGCGTTAACCGCAGCAGCTGCCATGGCAGCACCTCCTCTAGTTGAATTCAAAACAATCCTAGGAAGATCGGTAGAAATTAGTTTGTTTTTGCTTTTCTCTACTCCAATAAATCCAACAGGCATTCCGATAATTAAACTAGGTAAATCTTTTGCATTCTCTAAAATATCAATTAAATAAGTTAACGCTGTAGGTGAACTGCCAATAACTACAATGGGTGATTTACTTCCAGAATTCATAGCGGATAACTCCTTCCAACCTTCGCTTAAGCCATATGCAGTTTTAGTTAAGTTTGTATGATTATTTTTTCCAAACCACATTCTAGCGGTGAATACTTTATTCCTAGTGGTATTTTCTGCCATAGTTTTTATTGCTGCTGCAGCCATATCAGTATCAGTTAAAATCGGAGCGCCATTTTTAAGAGCCTGAAGCCCTTTTTCGCAAGCACCTTCACTAAAATTTACAAGATTTTGAACTGAAAAATCTCCTGAAGTATGGACTAATCTCTCTAACACTTTTTTTTCCAAATAATTTAGATCATTGGCTACTAAATGAGATCTTATGAATCTGATGCTTTCCAAAAAAATTGGATGATCTATTACCATTAAATTTAATTTGTGTTAGAAGTAATCATAGTTAATATATGGTTTTTATTGAGCTATTATGCCAATACAAATATTATGGGGTAATGATTTAAATGCTCAAAATACATTTATTCAAAAATTAATTGATAAGGAAGTGTCTAAAGAATGGAAAGAAATAAACGTAACAAATTTAAATGGAGATGATGATGAGCAAGTCAATAAAGCTTTTGATGAAGTTCTTACACCTCCTTTTGGAGAGGGATACAGAATAGTTACATTGAAAAACAATCCAATTTTTACTGCCAAAAATGAGGATCTAAGAACTAAATTTGAAAAAATTCATAGCAATATACCTCAAAATACTTATTTCATTCTACAAAATACCAAAAAGCCAGATTCAAGACTAAAGAGTACTAAATTTTTACAAAAACTTATCAAAAATAATTTAGCTAAAGAAAAGTCATTTTCTTTACCTGAAATCTGGGACTATGAAGGACAAAAAAGATTTTTAGAAGATGCAGCAAATGAAATGAATATCAAAATTGATAAAAATGCAGCTGAATTAATAATTGATTCGGTTGGTAATGATAGCTTTAAACTAATTAATGAATTAGCCAAAGCAAAAACATACCTCTCTGCAGTATCAAGTGATTCGAATTCACAACTTTTTCTTAAAAGTAGTGATGTAAAAAAAATATTTAGTGATCATCAATCCAATATTTTCAAAATCATTGATCTTCTCTTACAAAAAAATATTAATGAAACCCTCATGGAAATCAATTATTCCTTACACAAAGGAGAACCTGCGTTAAGACTAAATGCAGGTTTAATTAGTCAAATAAGAATTCATACCATTATAAAATTAGCAGTTAATTCAGGTAACGATAATGCAGAAAAGATTTGTAATCTTGCAGGCATTACTAATCCAAAAAGAATTTTTTTTATTCGAAAAAAAGTCAAAAATGTATCTCAAGAATATTTAATTAATTTAATGAGTAACTTACTAGATATTGAATCATTACTAAAACAAGGTAATAATCCTATAAATGTTTTTACAGAGAAATTAATTAATTTAAGTTAACCAAATAATAAGTTTAATAATTTACATTATGATTTAAATATGGCTTTACTAGTAAAAAAATTTGGCGGCACTTCTGTAGGTAATATTAAAAAAATTAAAAATATTGCAGGTAGCATCTGTCAAAGTAAAGAAGCAGGAAATGAAATAGTCGTAGTTGTCTCTGCAATGGGGCAAACTACAGATGATTTAAATTGTTTAGCGGAATCAATTAGTAAAAATCCTAATCGAAGAGAATTGGATATGCTTCTCTCAACTGGAGAGCAAGTAACCATAGCTCTTCTTTCAATGGCATTAAACGAATACGGAATACCTGCAATTTCAATGACTGGTAGCCAGGTTGGAATTATTACTGAATCAATTCATGGGAAAGCGAGAATTCTGGATATTAAAACAGAAAGGATCCAAAATTATTTAAATCAGGGTTTTGTAGTTGTCGTGGCTGGATTTCAAGGAACAACATTAAGCCATACGGGTTCAATGGAAATTACAACTTTGGGTAGAGGTGGTTCAGATACTTCCGCGGTAGCTTTATCAACAGCTTTAGGAGCTGAGACATGCGAAATTTATACAGACGTTCCAGGGGTTCTTACTACTGATCCAAGGATTGTTCCTAATGCAAAACTCTTAGATAAAATTAGCTGCGAGGAAATGCTTGAACTTGCAAGTGTCGGTGCTTCAGTTCTGCATCCAAGAGCAGTAGAAATTGCTCGCAACTATGGAATTAAATTGTGTGTCAAATCAAGCCAAAGTGACTCCAGTGGGACTCTCCTAGAAAGTCAAATCCAACCTCTCCCGCTTAAAAGAGGAAGCTTAGAATTAACAAAAACAGTCAATAGTCTTGAAGTATTAGACAACCAAGCAGTATTCAGTCTCTCAAATATTCCTGATAGGCCTGGGATTGCTGCGCAAATATTTGAAAAACTTTCAGAAGCAAGTATTAACGTAGATTTAATAATACAAGCGACAAATGATGGAAATAAAAACGATATTACATTTACTGTTGGTGAATTAGAAGTAAAAAAGACTGCAGAACAATGTGAACTTATAACTAGTCAATTAGGGGGAGAATTTAACTTAAAAACCAACATGACTAAATTAAGTATTCAAGGAGCAGGCATTATGGGCAGACCTAGTGTTTCAGCTGATTTATTTGATACTTTATCTCAAGCGAATATAAATGTTAGGTTAATAGCTACTAGTGAAATTAAAGTCAGCTGTGTAATTGAAATTAATAATATACCAAAAGCTGTTAGATTTGTTGCTGAGAAATTTAAGTTATCCGATACACAAATATTTGTTAATCCAATCAATGAAAAACAAGATCAACCTGAAGTAAGAGGAATTGCATCAGATAAAAACCAAGTTCAGGTAAGCTTTCGAAAACTGCCTGATCGTCCAGGTGTAGCAGCATCGATATGTTTAGCATTAGCTGAAAATAATTTACTTATCGATACTATTGTTCAATCTGAAAGAATTTCCTCTTTAAAAACTAAGGATATTAGTCTTACAATGAATAAACAAGATAGAGAAAAAGCTAACTTAGTTTTTGAGGCCTTAACAAAAAAATTACCCGGATCATACATTGAAGATGGCCCTGCTATAGCAAAAGTAAGTGCTGTAGGAGCAGGAATGGCATTTAAAGTTGGGACGGCTGGAAAAATATTTAGAGCATTGGCTGACCAAAATATCAATATTGAAATGATTGCCACGAGTGAAATTAGGACTTCATGTATTGTCTTAGAAAAAGATTGTGACAAAGCAGTTAATGCGATTCATAATCATTTCGAATTAGAAAAATAAGTTATTTTTAATTATTTCTTGCCAATTTTTGTCTTAATTTTTTGATTCTATCCCTCAAATTTGCTGCTTCTTCAAAATTTAACTCTTTTGCAGCGTCTTTCATTTTAATTTCTAACTTTTCTATCAAGTCAGGCAATTCTTCAAGCAAACATAGATTATCACTGGAACTGAGAATTGCGTCAGTTTTGTTATTAACTATATTTATTAAATCTTTAGATAAACCACCAGCATCTAGTTTTCTGGAAAGTTCTAGAAAAGATAATATTGAATTTTCTATTTTTTTGCCTGCAGGTTTTGGAGTAATACCATTGACTTGGTTATATTTTTTCTGAATAGTTCTCCTTCTTTCAGTTTCAGATATTGCTCTTTTCATTGAATCTGTGAAGTTATCTGCATAAAGCAAGGCAACACCTTCAACATGTCTGGCAGCTCTTCCTATTGTTTGAATCAATGACCTTTCTGCCCTCAGAAAACCTTCTTTATCAGCATCTAAAATGGCGACTAAGGATACTTCTGGAAGATCTAGTCCCTCTCTTAATAAATTAACTCCTACCAAAACATCATATTCGCCCATTCTAAGGTCTTGAATAATTTCAATTCTTTCAATTGAATGGATTTCGGAATGCAAATATCTAACTCTTACTTTATTTTCTGATAAAAAATCAGTTAGATCTTCAGCCATTCTCTTAGTAAGTGTTGTCACAAGCACTCTTTGATTCTTTTGAGCTCGAATTCTTATTTCAGATAACAGATCTTCTATTTGGCCTTCACTAGGTCTTACATCAATGACAGGGTCTAATACCCCAGTTGGTCTTATAACTTGCTCAATAAATTCACCATCACATTGATCTAATTCCCATTGACCAGGGGTTGCACTTATAAATAATGTCTGTTTTGATTTTTCCCAAAACTCTTCACATTTTAAAGGTCTATTATCTGCAGCACTTGGCAATCTAAAACCATGATCTATTAAAACTTTTTTTCTAGATTGATCACCGTTGTACATCGCATGAAGTTGAGGACATGTCACATGACTCTCATCAACTACCAACAACCAATCTTTAGGAAAGTAATCTATTAAGCATTCTGGCGGTGAACCTTCCTCCCTACCTGATAAATGACGAGCATAATTCTCAACTCCATTACAATAACCAACCTCTTTAAGCATTTCTAAATCATATTTTGTACGTTGTTCTAGACGTTGAGCCTCTAATAATTTTCCTTCGTATGTAAATTTATCGAGTTGAGTTTTTAATTCACCTCTAATTGCACTTATTGCACTCTCAAGTCTTTCTTTTGGAGTCACAAAATGCTTCGCTGGATAAACGCTAACTTGTTCCAAACTTTCAAGTATTTCTCCTGTAGTAGGGTCAACATATCTAATAGCCTCGACTTCATCACCAAATAACTCAATTCTTATTAATCTATCTTCATAAGCTGGACCGATTTCTAAAACATCACCTTTAATTCTGAATCTACCTCTAGTAATTTCAATATCATTTCTAGTATATTGATTTTCAACGAGAGACCTCAAAGAAGAACGTAGATTTATTGATTTTCCCACTTCAAATTTAACTGCAGCTTTTAAATACTCACTCGGTATACCAAGACCATAAATACAACTTATTGAGGCTACAACAATTACATCTTTTCTTTCAAATAATGAGCGTGTTGCAGAATGCCTAAGCATATCTATTTCTTCATTAATTGAAGCAGTTTTTGCAATGTAAGTATCACTTACAGGTACATAAGCTTCAGGTTGATAATAATCGTAGTAAGAAATGAAGTACTCAACAGCATTTTTTGGAAAAAATTCCCTTAATTCATTGCATAATTGTGCAGCCAACGTTTTGTTATGGGCTAAAACAAGTGCTGGTCTTCCTGTTTGTTGAATTACATTTGCAATGGTAAATGTTTTACCAGTTCCAGTAGCACCTAAAAGAGTCTGAAACTGTTTACCATTATTTACACCTTTAACTAATTTTTTAATAGCTTCTGGTTGATCTCCATTTGGTTCGTAAGGAGCTTGAAGTTTATAGTTGTTCATCAAGCCAGTAGTTAAAGGATATTTCTATACTAAGAAATTTTTTCTCCAATTATTGAATTTTTTAAAGATTCTTTTAAGCCCCTAACAACCGCGATCATTGATATTAAATCATCTAATTTATTAACCACAGATCCAACGCCAACTGCTGAGGCTCCAGAGGATATTGCTAGTGGACAAGTTACTTGGCTTAATCCAGAGGCACTCATGATTGGTATATTCAGAGATTGTTTCTTAAATTCTTGATTAATAGCATAGGTAGCTGAAAGAGTTGGTACTGATTTTTCAAAAAAACCTTGAATTCCTGGAGAGAAAGGAGTAGAACTGGTACCACCTTCTGTTTGAATAATATCAACGCCTTCTTCCACTAGCTTTAAAGCAAGATCAACTTGTTTATCAATAGGCATAGTATGAGGAACAGTTACTGATAAAGGAAAATTAGGCAATAAATCCCTCGTCTCTTTTGTAATGTTTAAAACTTTTTTATCTGAAAAATGAATGCCTTTTTCATAAAAAGTATCGTAATTTCCTATCTCAATTAATGATGCG
Coding sequences:
- a CDS encoding nuclear transport factor 2 family protein translates to MKRVISIEDLKGLFTKPYGVDAPTKQKWAEFYNENVIFTDPTQETEGLDSYIKAQEKLVKRCDDVFLETHAISITGDCGFVEWTMGLKIMGKEFIYPGTTRLLFGENGLIKEHRDYFDFCGPTFGPVPILGPFIRWLYGKFVS
- a CDS encoding GNAT family N-acetyltransferase, which produces MKAISLIKHSKGALGLRFFGLGPNFRPTNGLNKLQKLLDKNAFWTKNRTIHDLKKCLANSDVIVSVWVGREIVGFGRALTDGVYRGVLWDIVIDQNHQGNGYGSLIVKNLLSSKKIKNTKKLYLMTTNKKLFYSQFDFKEVISQDLLIREI
- the psbZ gene encoding photosystem II reaction center protein PsbZ — translated: MQAVNFFFVNALLFASLIAVVGVPVLYVTQPSTEEGQRESRRKIYSIAAVWVVLVFVTGIVSSLV
- the secA gene encoding preprotein translocase subunit SecA, with amino-acid sequence MLKLLLGDPNTRKLKRYQPIVEEINFLEEEISALTDDDLRIKTKDLKSKISSELDIKKQKEILEASLPKAFAIVREASKRVLDMRHFDVQLIGGMVLHECQIAEMKTGEGKTLVATLPCYLNALTGKGVHVVTVNDYLARRDAEWMGQVHRFLGLSVGLIQQDMNPVERKKNYNCDITYATNSELGFDYLRDNMSTDINEVVQRKFNYCVIDEVDSILIDEARTPLIISGQVERPQEKYQKAAELSLSLVKAKDLSKDGIDPEGDYEVDEKQRSCILTDQGFAKCEEYLGVSDLYNPKDPWAHYITNALKAKELFIKDVNYIIKNDEAVIVDEFTGRVMPGRRWSDGQHQAIEAKENLKIQPETQTLASITYQNFFLLYPGLAGMTGTAKTEEVEFEKTYKLESTVIPTNQIRKRKDLSDQVFKTEIGKWKAVANETAQIHRDGRPVLVGTTSVEKSELLSSLLSEEKIPHNLLNAKPENVEREAEIVAQAGRAGAVTIATNMAGRGTDIILGGNSDYMARLKLRETLVPLLVKPNNEHKPPIPKQRNSKVKGGFSSKVDSNLKKNNQNSSTSLFPCKLDEVITKKLSILSNELVKNWGDRQLSILELDDRIATAAEKAPTDDNMIKLLRELLSDVKKEYEKVLIHEEEKVRKAGGLHVIGTERHESRRVDNQLRGRAGRQGDLGSTRFFLSLEDNLLRIFGGDRVANLMNAFRVDEDMPIESGMLTRSLESAQKKVETYYYDIRKQVFEYDEVMNNQRKAVYSERLRVLQGIDLKNQVLGYGERTMSEIVEAYINPDLPPEEWNIDQLISKVKEFIYLLDDLKADDIDLLSIEELKNYLQEQLRTAYDLKESQIEKIRPGLMREAERFFILQQIDNLWREHLQSMDSLRESVGLRGYGQKDPLIEYKNEGYDMFLEMMTNMRRNVIYSMFMFQPKTDTDDKN
- the mutS gene encoding DNA mismatch repair protein MutS; translated protein: MQEDTIIQKNLFTIGNDNNEQKEIPKIPEDLSSEDLKKESQKRPRQRKNSTKLINKFKTDLISNNKNVCINEESYSYKTVSKLKLTPVMKHYVTLKEENKDRLLLYRLGDFFECFFEDAVLISNLLEITLTSKDAGKEIGKIPMAGVPHHAMERYCADLIKKNYSVVICDQLEKSSGNYGTPIKRGITRIITPGTVIEEGMLIAKKNNWITAIYLSEENSDESYEWGISKADVSTGELITLEGQSLSKLFDEIIKLDSSEIIVGSNAVRNLLIKENSQITYTVSQETNFGINEANYLIKNYFQIANLEGIGLKNLNNATRSLGGLLNYLEKINPSNLDKDSSLKISLDFPQIQYGHNKLIIDYQTQKNLEIKNTQRENNYVGSLLWSIDRTYTCMGARCLRRWIDSPLLNVNEIYKRQNIITNFLESKKLRKDTQNSLRAMGDLERLAGRACAGHASPRDLIAIAEGLKKLPRLKSIIELFKYDLPDWTDQLKNIDEGLLELADTISFKLVENPPLNISEGGMIHDGVDNILDGLRNLMDDYSEWLNKEELKERKISKISNLKIQFHKNFGYYISINKSKVNLAPQHWIKRQTLTNEERYITSEIKNKENKIFQIKSRASSKEYEIFCELRNIVAAKTQQIRSIAKSIASLDALLGLSITSVENNFIKPSLIPINDSRTKNSTKIIAGRNPIVEQLLSDKKFVANDISFEDNQKLIILTGPNASGKSCFIRQLGLIQILTQIGSFVPANNAEIEIADRIFTRIGAVDDQSSGQSTFMVEMSETASILNQATSNSLVLLDEIGRGTSTFDGLSIAWSVSEYLAKKIQCNTIFATHYHELNYLKNSNKNIQNFQVLVEQNNDQLIFSHKIVKGGSNKSYGIEAAKLAGVPKEVIEKAKSVLNSLEKNNKLNYDIK
- a CDS encoding precorrin-8X methylmutase → MVIDHPIFLESIRFIRSHLVANDLNYLEKKVLERLVHTSGDFSVQNLVNFSEGACEKGLQALKNGAPILTDTDMAAAAIKTMAENTTRNKVFTARMWFGKNNHTNLTKTAYGLSEGWKELSAMNSGSKSPIVVIGSSPTALTYLIDILENAKDLPSLIIGMPVGFIGVEKSKNKLISTDLPRIVLNSTRGGAAMAAAAVNALLRETI
- the ribH gene encoding 6,7-dimethyl-8-ribityllumazine synthase, whose product is MAIFEGSFTNASTLKVGIVIARFNDLITNKILSGCLDCLKRHGLDTSELSNQVDIVWVPGSFELPIAAKTLMKKKSYDVVIALGAVIRGETSHYDVVISEASKGISQVSNENNVPIIFGVLTTDTMQQALERAGIKNNLGWNYALQAIEMGSLIKNLN